A DNA window from Anastrepha ludens isolate Willacy chromosome 6, idAnaLude1.1, whole genome shotgun sequence contains the following coding sequences:
- the LOC128865713 gene encoding dolichyl-diphosphooligosaccharide--protein glycosyltransferase subunit 4 isoform X2 produces MISDVQLAIFSNVLGVFLFLLVVAYHYITANAGNSAKSK; encoded by the exons ATGATAAGCGACGTGCAATTGGCAATTTTCTCCAATGTTTTGGgcgtttttctatttcttttggtGGTGGCATATCACTATATTACGGCCAACGCTGGCAA TTCAGCGAAATCAAAATAA
- the LOC128865713 gene encoding dolichyl-diphosphooligosaccharide--protein glycosyltransferase subunit 4 isoform X1: protein MISDVQLAIFSNVLGVFLFLLVVAYHYITANAGKSSAKSK, encoded by the exons ATGATAAGCGACGTGCAATTGGCAATTTTCTCCAATGTTTTGGgcgtttttctatttcttttggtGGTGGCATATCACTATATTACGGCCAACGCTGGCAA AAGTTCAGCGAAATCAAAATAA
- the LOC128865710 gene encoding protein lethal(2)k10201 translates to MLSVAELIHLLNNIPSRYKTPDDICFDAANQKYIAKYKKLGVITVADELQDGAMASSSTEFFCNVPGCQNVFEDAGTYQTHFNNVHRYLCSICRRSLPTAHLLDLHVSERHDSYFATRVERGEAMYACFLEECKQKMLTQEQRKDHCINIHKFPSNFRFEYNEKKAPSTRNTSQNQKKQGTDPVCIPGVSTKVNEIKAISFGHPKEKTFQAHGAPKSKDGLKDLHGLKDALDDI, encoded by the coding sequence ATGTTGTCTGTCGCAGAATTAATACACTTGCTGAATAATATTCCATCAAGATATAAAACTCCTGATGATATATGTTTCGATGCAGCCAACCAAAAGTACATAGCGAAGTACAAAAAGCTAGGGGTTATAACTGTTGCCGATGAATTGCAAGATGGAGCCATGGCATCAAGCTCcactgaatttttttgtaatgtgcCCGGCTGCCAAAATGTATTCGAAGATGCCGGTACTTATCAAACACATTTCAACAATGTACATAGATATTTGTGTTCAATTTGTCGCCGTTCGTTACCCACTGCACATTTACTCGATTTGCATGTCTCGGAGCGCCATGATTCCTATTTTGCAACACGTGTAGAACGTGGGGAGGCGATGTATGCCTGCTTTCTAGAAGAATGCAAACAGAAAATGCTTACACAGGAACAGCGCAAAGACCACTGTATAAACATTCATAAATTCCCCAGCAATTTTAGATTTGAATATAATGAAAAGAAAGCGCCATCAACCCGCAATACCTCACAAAACCAGAAAAAACAAGGCACCGATCCAGTGTGTATTCCTGGGGTTAGTACAAAAGTTAATGAAATCAAGGCAATATCATTCGGACATCCAAAGGAAAAGACATTTCAAGCTCATGGCGCACCAAAATCAAAAGATGGCTTAAAGGACCTACATGGGCTAAAAGATGCATTAGATGATATATGA
- the LOC128865708 gene encoding succinate dehydrogenase [ubiquinone] iron-sulfur subunit, mitochondrial: MALVNEARIALNRVAVIAGRQKLRSISSGKHLDQQTQPQEVKAPLVKTFQIYRWNPDNAGEKPYMQTYEVNLRECGPMVLDALIKIKNEMDPTLTFRRSCREGICGSCAMNIAGTNTLACISKIDTNLSKPLKVYPLPHMYVVRDLVPDLNNFYEQYRSIQPWLQRKNEVGESKGKAQYLQSVEDRSKLDGLYECILCACCSTSCPSYWWNGDKYLGPAVLMQAYRWIIDSRDENTAERLSKLKDPFSVYRCHTIMNCTRTCPKNLNPGRAIAEIKKLLSGMTSKPAPKLDTAALHK; encoded by the exons ATGGCTTTGGTTAACGAAGCACGTATCGCACTGAACCGTGTAGCAGTAATTGCTGGGCGTCAAAAG TTGCGTTCAATCTCTTCTGGTAAGCACTTGGACCAACAGACACAACCACAGGAGGTTAAGGCACCCCTCGTCAAGACCTTTCAAATCTACCGTTGGAACCCAGATAATGCTGGAGAAAAACCATATATGCAGACTTATGAGGTCAATCTGCGTGAATGCGGTCCAATGGTTTTAgatgcattaataaaaattaagaatgaaATGGATCCCACGTTGACATTCCGTCGTTCGTGTCGTGAGGGAATTTGCGGTTCATGCGCTATGAATATCGCCGGTACAAATACTTTGGCTTGTATTAG CAAAATTGACACTAATCTTTCAAAGCCGCTTAAAGTATATCCTCTACCTCATATGTATGTGGTCCGGGACTTAGTACCAGACTTGAACAACTTTTATGAGCAGTACCGTTCAATTCAACCATGGTTACAACGCAA AAACGAGGTCGGCGAATCAAAGGGAAAAGCACAATACTTGCAATCTGTGGAAGATCGCTCAAAACTTGATGGTCTATATGAATGCATTCTCTGTGCTTGCTGCTCAACTTCGTGTCCATCTTATTGGTGGAATGGAGACAAGTATTTAGGTCCAGCTGTTTTGATGCAAGCGTACCGTTGGATCATTGACTCACGAGATGAGAATACAGCGGAGCGCTTAAGCAAGCTAAAGGATCCCTTCAGTGTGTACAGATGTCATACAATCATGAACTGTACACGTACTTGCCCCAAAAACTTGAACCCTGGTCGTGCAATTGCCGAAATCAAGAAATTACTTTCGGGCATGACAAGTAAGCCCGCACCGAAACTTGACACAGCCGCTTTGCATAAATAG